The genomic stretch AAGTTACTGTAAAGAagaggaccattggaatctagcattccggtgggaaccctcgaatACTCGGTCATAAGCCTTGCATTTTCGATTAACcgtttattttattttctttgtttcttaaaacatttaaatcaacttattcttttgttatttttttaaaaataaaaataaatacaTAAATACATATAAGTCatattaataaaaattacaaaaagagttttctatttattattttgtattttagattatgttgtaaaatattttaaaaattaacTTAGTTAGtttcattattattattagattatgtcataaatttcaaaaaaattaagttcaatatttattttatttttattttatattatgtcataaaaatcaaaaattaagtttaccatttatttctagatcatgtcataaaaattcataaaaaataagtttagcatttattttctttaaatttCAGATCATGTCATGAAATATTCAAAAAAATCAAGTTTGCCAttcatttacttttaatttttaAATCATGCCATAAAATATTCCAAAAAAAAAGAGTTtatcatttatttaatttaattctagatcatgttataaaaattcaaaaaaaataactttacctttcattttattttaatttagattatgttataaaaattataaaaaaatttaatttagttattttcatcattagttttagatcatgttataaaaaatattaaaaagatTAATTTAGTCATTTTCATCATTATTTTTAGATTGTTATAATAAATAAAGATTAATTTAGTtagttttattattatttttagattctgttataagatttttttttttttttttaaaaaaatatatataatttagttattttcatcattattttaaattatgttataaaaatataaaaaaggttaatttaaatatatttattattatcattagattatgttataaaaaataaaaaggttatgtttaatttattttttgttgttgttataaaaaagtatttaattgttttattatcagactttttttaaataaaaaataatctGCATGTGTCTAATATTAAGTTGATCTTATTTTCTCACTTTATTTTACTAGACATAAAAAGAATATAATTGTATTTTTCTCCAACTTAATTTCTTGCTATTTTCTCTAAATGTTTGAATAACTCTAGAATTATTATTTTCATATAATATCATTTTCTTTGTagttttatttattattgttagaatattacgaataaataattaaataaatatctAGTAATGATGTTGactaattaatataataaaatacTTATGACTATTTTTTTAAACTTTGATCCTACCCCAAATTATACATTTTAATCTGATTAGTTTGTTTCTTATCCCAATTAAAACACTTTACTATTTAAGTTAAAATATTAAAACCTTTTATGAATAACTCAAAAGAAGTGGACtattggaatctagcattccggtaGGAACCCTTGAATGATCGGTCTTGAACCACGCGTTTTGGATTAACTGTTCATTCTTTTTAAAACACATTAATTAACTTGGACAAGGGGAAGGaccgttgggatcaagcattctggcgtaaCCCTTTGAATAGTTGATTCTCATCAAGTGTTCGTTGTCCaaatatttttcttaaataattcgaataagaaaggaccattggaatctagcattccagtggAACCCTGAAATTTTGATCTTAGGGCTTATGCCTCATTCTTAAATATCCGTATTTCAAACTCAAAAACATATACTTAATTTCTATCTtaaactctttcaataaagatggaaatggaacatggtgtataccatgcactcctgaggctaggattcgagatgtatatctcgcttatccaagttctcgccatcactcaaaatacatccaaccaatcaaaccccttttctcgccgtcgtgcgattaatcaaaaacctttttcataaatgaaagatatattgtcttaagtgatacaaaacaatgtttcggccacgattgttgagtagagataaatgacgcttttccgaatgtagatctataaatccgttcgatgtgtggtatgcgtccactcctcatctgttttgggtaaaacaatgttttcgtcgattaatacaatatagctttcgctaaaatcgaccaacaaacaaacatttttctacccagaactacgtaagccttgatttctcttttgagatacgtaggagcaggatttataaatcttgtcaggcccactaataaaaaaacttaggtttagtccttcgtcaaaaatccaaaaacatttcttctctcttctattctttctctccctcattataacttaagaagactaacataagctaacattcaaaacgaaactaactaaacggttcccgttgagtacaacggacgtgaggggtgctaataccttccccttgcgtaaccgactcccgaaccctgatattggttgcgacgaccatatcttatcctttcttttatgggttttatcgatatttcccctttcctttttaggaataaataaagtgcggtggcgactctgttcagtccatcattgcgagcgtgcgatcgcgcttcgctttgtagtcgtatccccattttttttcgaggtgcgacaggAACTTATCAGCCATTCATTTTTGTCTAATATATGTTTTAATTTTCAGTGGTTGACGAGTTAATTGTTTGCCTTATAGAAAATGGATCGTACTTGGATGTACGATAGAGTATATTCCAATAGACACGATTGAAAGAAGAGTATGTTCGCGGGGTTAAAGACTTCGTAAAGAGGGCTTTGAAACAACCTATTTGTAAATCTGAGGGAGGGATAAGGTGTCCGTGTATAAATTGCAAGTGTCTCAAGATAAGAACACCAACTAATGTTAGACTTCACTTGTATCGAGATGGATTTCAACCAGACTATTGGATTTGGACTCAACATGGAGAAGTAGAGCTCAATGTTAATACAAGGAATGATTCAAATAGTAGTGAGCATGTGCATCATGATGACCAAATTGAGGCAATGAATCAGATGGTGTATGATGCTTTTAGGCCTTATGGAGTATTCTCTCACGTGAATGATAACATAGAAGTTGAGGAATATACGGAGGATGAGTTTCCCAACGAAGATGCCAAACGATTTTATGACAAGTTGATATCTTTCAACAAGCCCATTTATGAGGGAGCTACCCAATCAATATTATCAATATCTACTCAACTTCTTGAAATTAGGTCTAATTGGCATGTACCACAAAAAGGTTTAGATTTTGTTGCACAAATGCTTAAAAGTGTATGTCCAGTTCAAAAATGCTTGCCCGAGAACTATTACCAAGCAACACAGTTGGTATCTAAGTTAGGGTTAAAGGTTGAGAAGATTGATTGTTGTAAGAATGGTTGTATGTTATATTACAAGGATGATAACAATCTATCAGAGTGCAAATTTTGTAATGCTCCTAGGTTCATTCCTCGCAAGACTGGCATGGGAAAGTACAAAGATATCCTAGTGAAGAGAATGTTCTACTTCCCAATCATTCCCAGATTACAAAGATTGTATGCATCAACTGAGTCGGCAAGTGAAATGAGATGGCATCACATGAACAAAAATAGTTCCAACATCCTTCGCCACCCGTCAGATGGAAAAGCATGGAAACATTTTGATAGTGTATATCCTGACTTTTCTAGGGAACCCAGAAATGTAAGGTTGGGTCTGTGTTCAGATGGTTTTACTCCTTACATTCAAGCGTCTGCTTCTCCATACTCATGTTGGCCAATAATAGTTACTCCGTATAATCTCCCCCCTGAAATGTGCATGACCAAACCATACTTGTTTTTGGCATGCCTCATACCCGGACCTAAAAACCCTAAATTAAAGATAGATGTCTACTTGCAACCATTGATTGATGATCTACATCGATTGTGGTCCGATGGAATATTGACCTATGATATATCTACAAAACAAAACTTCATCATGAAAGCCTGCTTGATGTGgacaattaatgattttccagccTATGGTATGTTATCTGGATGGGGAACACAAGGTAAattggcatgccctcattgtATGGAACACACTGATGCTTTCACCTTGAAAAGTGGCCATAAGAATTCCTGGTTTGACTGTCATCGTCGTTTCTTGCCATCTAATCACTCCTTCAGAAGGAGTAAAAGAAGTTTCCTAAAAAATAGGGTTGTGACCAATGAGCCACCTCCCATTTCCACAGGGAAAGATATATGGGCGGTAATAAGTAATTTTCCAAAAGTTACTGAAATTGGATGGGAGGCGAAATGGAAAGAATTCGAAGGGTATGGAGTGGATCACAATTGGAAAAAGCGAAGTATTTTTTGGGATCTCCCATATTGGAAGGATAACTTGTTAAGGCATAACCTCGATGTGATGCACATAGAAAAAAACGTCTTCGATAATATATTTAATACTGTCATGAATGTTAAGGATAAAACAAAGGATAATGAAAAGGCAAGAGAAGACTTGGCTAAATTATGCTTTTGCGGGGACTTGGAGCTCCAACCCTTAGAAAACGGAAAGAATGGTAAACCAAAGGCTAGTTACACTCTAACCAAATCTGAAGCCAAGTTGGTTTGTAAATGGCTTAAGGAATTGAGAATGCCAGATGGCTATGCTTCAAACCTCAGTAGGTGTGCCAATGTAGAAAAGGGTACGGTGCATGGGATGAAGAGCCATGATTGTCATGTTTTCATGGAATGTTTACTCCCAATTGCATTCCATTCATTGCCAGATTTGGTTTGGAAACCATTAACTGAGCTAAGTCGATTCTTTAAAGATCTTTGTTGCAATACATTGAGGATGGACGACTTAATTAAGTTGGATGAGAATATTCCAATTATCATATGCAAGTTGGAAAGGATTTTTCCACCAGGTTTCTTTGACTCAATGGAGCATCTTCCAATCCATCTTGCCAAAGAAGCAATTCTAGGTGGTCCAGTACAGTACCGATGGATGTATCCATTCGAAAGGTAATTGTTGTGGTTGATTTTATTAAGTTATTGCATGTTTATCATAAATTAATAAACGTGGAATGATTGAATGTGCAGATTTATGGGAGTCTCAAAGAGGGCAGTGACAAATAAGGCTAGAGTTGAAGGTTCCATATGCAGTGATTATATACATCGCGAGACAAATTACTTTTGCTCTCATTATTTCAACTCTTTCCGTTTGTTGCCAACCATAAATCTTAGTAACAAACCTCATTTAGACAATGATGACATTCTACCTACAATGTCCATTCTACAAAGTGGCGGTCGACCAAGTGGGAAGTCACGAAAATATTTTCTATCTGATAAGGAATGGAAGTCTTCACATGTGCATGTCTTGATAAATTGTGATGAGGTTAAACCATATCTTGAGTAAGTGTGCATCATAATATATTCAATCAAATTATTGATGCATATCATAATAGATATTTACTTATGAATCGTGTGATTTATTTCAGCATATTCTTAGAGAACCACTCTCTAGATATAGAAGATTCATCTGGGCGCATACATATAGAGTTTCCCATATGGCTGAAGAAATATGTAAATGAGGAGACAAATGGAGTTACTAACCAAGATATAATTGCCTTGTCTCGCAGTCCTGCATCAATGGCCATATCATGGAACATGTATTTTATCAATGGGTACAAGTTTCATACTGAAGAATGGAGCAAAGGTAGAAAAACTAGCAATTATGGTGTGCACGTGAAAGGTCTTGCAGAAGGAGGAAATACTGATTTTTATGGAATAATCAAACATATCTTTGAGCTAGATTACTTTGGTCTGAAGCATAAGATTCCAGTTTTTTATTGTGAATGGTTTGATCCAACAAGGAATACGGGCACAAAGGTTCACCCACAATATAAAACTGTGGATATTAAGATGGATAAACGTTATCGTCCTTATGATCCTTTCATCCTTGCGCAAAATGCAAGACAAGTGTATTATGTCCCATATCCAGAAATGTGTAGAGATATGCGTGGATGGTGTGCGGCAATCACCACAAAACCAAGGGGTCGCGTAGAGATTGACAACATAGAGGATGAAGTACCTTATCAATCTGATGGGATGTTACCGGCGCTACCCAATGTAGAAATTGAAGCAATATCTTGTTTGCGTGACATGTCACAATTAGATGTGTTTGAAGAGATTTTTGATTGCTCTACTAGTGAAGCAGATAGAGGGCATTGATGAAGATAAGCGTGATGTGACGTGAATGAGGGTTCAAATAGAAACAAAAGGGTGAAGCAGAACtaaattttcttttctttctagTTTCTCTTTCTAGTTTCTCAGCTAGAATCAATTCTGGACAAGTTATGTAAGATAAATTAAGTCGCTGTGCATTTATCTTTTCCCTGTAGAGAACTTTTTCTTTGTTTACCCCTCCTTTGTTAGCAGCATTCCTTTGTATTTGAAATGGCTCCATTTCTAATATCCAATAATTTGGCTATATAGTGAATCACTATAGTTCTTCCCTGTGCTATCATGCAGTATAATACTTTCTAAAGGTCAAATACAGTTTTCTACACCTTGCAATATCATTTTACATGTTTTTGCATTAGATCGTTGCATGCTTTATCATGAAGTTGTTGTTAATCTTTTAGTTATTATTACTTTAGGACCACAATAGAGTATGCATATCTTTCTCTTAACTTTTTTTATTGATTGATTAATATGAGTCCTGTTTTTATAAAGTTTGGAGATGTATGAGAATATCGTACAACAACAATGAATGTTTTGTTTTCTAGTAGAACTAGAATTCACTTTATATGTtttatgaaatttttttattTAGCAAGCAGCCGCCTCCCTTTATCTGTCTTCTGGCATATAATAAAAAATCCACATCTTCTCTGTTGAAACTAGGGGGCATTTTGGATTCTCCATTAAGAATCCGTACTGTAAATTGCTCAAATTGTTTCCTGTAGAGCAGTGTTGTGTTATCAAATATCTGTAACTACGGCGCTATGGTAGGTATACGTGGCAGTTTTCGGACTCGCCACAGTATGGAGAGGTTTTTGCTGTTGTTGATGTTTGGAGGGGTTTTTGCGTGTTATGATAATGTTTGGCAACTGCATTTGAATTATCAGAAACAACATTGTTTCTTTTCTTTTACTTTTAATTTTATCAGAAACTGCATTTGATAATGTTATGATAATGTTAAGAGTGTGAGACTGActaatccttttatttttatgACAACAGATGACTAAAAGAGGTGGAAAAGCTAAGGTATTAGCACCAGGAAAACTTCAAGAAGAACGAAATCGCATAATTAACAAGAAGCATATCGTTAGGAAACCTGCTCAAACAACATTGTCTATGCAGGATGCATCATCGGCACCAACACCAGCTCAGGCAGCACCGTCCGTGCAGGTTGCATCGTCGATGCCGACATCAGCTTCGAAAAAATCATCTGTGCAGGCTGCATCGTCGATGCCAACACCAGCTCAGGAAGCATCGTCCGTGCAGGTTGCATCATCAATGCCAACATCAGCTTCTAAAAAATCGTGTGTGCAGGCTGCATCGTTGATGCCAACACCAGCTCAGGCAGCATCGTCCGTGCAGGCTGCATCGTCGATGCCAACACCAGCTCAGGCAGCATCGTCTGTGCAGGCTGCATCGTCGATGCCAACACCAGCTCCAACTGTAGTACCTGTTCATGCCACTACCTCTGAGAAATTCAGTTTTATGCCTACTCCAACTTTAAGCCATCAAACAATGGCTGGCCCTCAAAGTATAAACCTTCAAACAATGGCTAGCCCTTCAAATTTGGCAGAGGAGGAAGATGTGGATGCTGATGAGGATGAGGCGGTGGGTCAAGAAACTATTACCCCTCTTGTGCCAACAATAGATGAGAATGGGAAAGTTATTATAAAACCATCTGGTACTGGGTAAGTCATATATATTCTCATAATTTAATAATTTAGTAGTTTTATTATTGTATTTTGTCTAAAATATATATAACCTGTTAAGAAAGTTGAGAATATTACTATCCATATGATTCTTAATAATTTAGTAGTTTTATTATTGTATTTTGTAGGCTAGTTCCTGCCAAAGAAGTTGCTGGTGCCATTAATTATGCGATACGCAAACAATTTTATAAACCTATACATCATTGGTCTGCACTCGATCCTGATACGAAAGCTGATTGGTTTAAGTTGTTTGGAGTAAGTATTTATTGACTTTTGTCACTTAAGTTGATCAAATTATATTTAAAAAGTAACTAATTGGTTATTAATATTAATTAtgtgattttaattatttttaggAGAAGGTTTCGTGGGATCCTTTCGATCATGCATTTGTCTATAGCGCATTtgaaaaaaaaggaagaaaacGATTAAACGACATGTTGGGGAAGGCGAGGAGAAAAGGGACTCGACCTTCATGGATTGGTGATGATGCTTGGGTTGAACTTCAAACTTATTGGAAAAAGACCGAGTTTTTGGCTGTGTCTTCTCAAAACAAGACCAATCGAGCTTCCGCAAGAGGCGGAGCAGTCCACACCACAGGCCGTAAGGCTCATATTGATGTTGCACTTCAACTTGTAAGTAATAAAATCCtaacaaattattattattatgaagATTCTTTATATCTTGACAGTTTTACTCGTATTCTGTATTGATTAttggattatttgatttttgtaGTCACGTGAACTTCAAAGGGATCTGCGTCCCGATGAGTTATTTTTAAAAACACACAAGAGGAAAAATGGTGAATGGGTTGACAGTCGTGCTGCATCTACTTATGTAAGTTCTCGTAAATTTTACTGCATCAATATTTGCATCCATGCTTTCAGAAGCAGACTTATTCAAATTAAACTCTCCAAAAAGGATCTAGTTATCCATTTTTATAGTCTAATGTAAGTTAGATATAATAGCACAAGTCCTATGTTTAACTATCAGTTTGAAATTCCTGCAATCAGTTTGCTGTGCTGTTTGATATTTGTTTGAAATTCCTGCATCAATATTTGCTGTGCTGTTTGATATCAGTTTGAAATTCCTGCAATCAGTTTGAAATTCCTGCTATCAGTTTGAAATTCCTACTTCCTGCTATCAGTTTGAAAATGAAATCCGATTGAGGTTTCAAGTGAGTAGCAATGTTGGGTCCAATTGGGTGGGATCACGGTTCACAATACCTGCAGGTTGGAAGGTAGGTGCTACTTATTCCACCAAGATTCAGCCTTATTAACTATTATTACAGAAAAATAGTTTAAAGTCCCATAAACTGTTTGTTGTTGCTGCTTTTCAAAATAGGAACTAAAATTATGGATTTGTGTAACTTGACTCCATCTCATACTAAATAATATTGGAGTAtcaatcaataaaatcaattCTAGTACATTACTACTTTATAACTTGACTACATGTctttatattattttttatatgGATAGATATATATTAACTGATGTATATAATTACTGTACTTTTATACTTTTAAGGACAATTTAAAATATAGATATATGTCTTGTTTTGATGAACTCAAATTAAGTTAAAATTCTTCATGTCTCTCAACATGCTTGCAGATTGCTGTTACGCAGGCAAAATAATGATCAGTCCCATTAGATTTCTGAGCACAACGTGGATGTGTCGATTGCTATAGTGACAATGCATGAGACAGCGCACAaatactattattattattgattCTTTTCTTAGATAGATATCAAATTTGTACCTTTGTTTACATGTGAATAAATCAAACCACCCTATGAGTGAGTGAGTCATTGGCATAACCATTTTGAGTTTCATTGGCATAGCTGTATAAGAATGATACAATTGCTTGTGTTATCTTGCTGTTAAGTATTCCTTACTTTTTCTATTATGCAGAAGACTTTTAAAGAGAAGTTTGATGCAGAACTTCAGCCAACTGAAGAAGGGAATGGAGAGGTTGTTCAAGTGTTAGATGAAGAGCGTGTAAATCAGCTATGGACAGAGGCTGCTGGGGGCCGTAACCGTGGTCGGGTTTATGGCGCTGCAGATTTAGCTATTAATCTAAAACGTGGATCAAAAAGTTTTACCCAACAATCTCAAACTCCTCAACATTCTATGTTTGGGATGTCATTAGAAGCTGAAAGAGCAGCTAGAATTAGAGCTGAACAAATTGCCGAGGCTGCAACGACCCAATTACAAGAGGCTAACGAAGCAATGTGAGCTGCTACCGAGGCTACAAAAGCTGCTACCGAGACTGCACAAAGGATGGAGAGGGAGATGAATGCTTGGAAGGAATTTATGATGAAGAAATTTGACACTTCAACTTTTGTATCACATTCTCATCATTATGATGACGATTTGGATGATCAATCATTAGATGAAGATTGATCTTGTACTTTTAGTAGAACGAATTAATCTCGGATGTGATTACTTTTTGTGTATGTTTTTTGAAAGTTAATGTGGGTAGAACTTTTGTAGTTTCTTTCACGAATGTTTAAAATTGTTTCCAAATGTTTTACCATAAATATGATATTGTTCGGTTGATGGAGTGGATTGAAAAAATTTGTTCGAGTGAGGTTGTCATGTTGCAACCCGACTCTAAACATCTTTATTGTCCTTTTTTGTTGACTTTAGAGTCGGTCTATGCAAGGCTAAATATTATTATAGACTTTTCTATGTTGACTTTAGAGTCGGTGCTACGGACGCTATCTGTTTTTTTCTTGAGTTTCATAAATTGACCTCAATGCCAATCGATCGATGCATACAAAAAAGTTGACtttttttgttgactttagaGTCGGACAGGCCAACGCTAAACATAATATTGACTTTTCATGGTTTTGAAACAATATAGCGTCGGTCCCATTAGTGTCCGCGTTAGCCTCCATTTCACCGAGGCTACGTAGCCTCGGTGTATCTTTAGCCGACGTTACACAGTAGCTTCGCAACTTTTATTCAAGGCCCGACACCGACGCTAAACCGACGCTAACCACACATTAGTGTCTGTTTTTTCACCTTTAGCGTCTGAAAGTGGCCGACGCTAATAACTGTTTTTCTAGTAGTGAAATTGTGTAGGTTGAAAAATGATGTCTAgttataaaaaaattaagttACAAGAACATTTAAGTTGATTTTATAAATCAAATAGAGATAAAGTTGCAAAATAagtaaaagaaaaacaaaataaaagatATGAAGAGATGTAAATACAATAGAAAGAAATAAAGAACATCAATATAAAAagataagggaaaagagaaaTGCATACGTGGTTTATACAACTTTAACTTAATCACATGGCCTACTTCAGTCCCAAATAGTTTTCCTTCTTGAGAGTTTCCACTATATGAGATATGAGCTTTTCATAGGTTATACCCATAGACCTTCTTATAGTTAAAGAGGATATTTTATACTGTATAATACCCAAACCATGCGAGAGAATTTACTTCATGCTAAACTCATAATCGAGCAGAGCTTTTACACCAGGCCGAGCTCAACAACCGAATAAAGATTTTACTTGGATAATCTCAAGAACAAACAAATAACATTTTACAG from Lathyrus oleraceus cultivar Zhongwan6 chromosome 7, CAAS_Psat_ZW6_1.0, whole genome shotgun sequence encodes the following:
- the LOC127104842 gene encoding uncharacterized protein LOC127104842 yields the protein MNQMVYDAFRPYGVFSHVNDNIEVEEYTEDEFPNEDAKRFYDKLISFNKPIYEGATQSILSISTQLLEIRSNWHVPQKGLDFVAQMLKSVCPVQKCLPENYYQATQLVSKLGLKVEKIDCCKNGCMLYYKDDNNLSECKFCNAPRFIPRKTGMGKYKDILVKRMFYFPIIPRLQRLYASTESASEMRWHHMNKNSSNILRHPSDGKAWKHFDSVYPDFSREPRNVRLGLCSDGFTPYIQASASPYSCWPIIVTPYNLPPEMCMTKPYLFLACLIPGPKNPKLKIDVYLQPLIDDLHRLWSDGILTYDISTKQNFIMKACLMWTINDFPAYGMLSGWGTQGKLACPHCMEHTDAFTLKSGHKNSWFDCHRRFLPSNHSFRRSKRSFLKNRVVTNEPPPISTGKDIWAVISNFPKVTEIGWEAKWKEFEGYGVDHNWKKRSIFWDLPYWKDNLLRHNLDVMHIEKNVFDNIFNTVMNVKDKTKDNEKAREDLAKLCFCGDLELQPLENGKNGKPKASYTLTKSEAKLVCKWLKELRMPDGYASNLSRCANVEKGTVHGMKSHDCHVFMECLLPIAFHSLPDLVWKPLTELSRFFKDLCCNTLRMDDLIKLDENIPIIICKLERIFPPGFFDSMEHLPIHLAKEAILGGPVQYRWMYPFERFMGVSKRAVTNKARVEGSICSDYIHRETNYFCSHYFNSFRLLPTINLSNKPHLDNDDILPTMSILQSGGRPSGKSRKYFLSDKEWKSSHVHVLINCDEVKPYLDIFLENHSLDIEDSSGRIHIEFPIWLKKYVNEETNGVTNQDIIALSRSPASMAISWNMYFINGYKFHTEEWSKGRKTSNYGVHVKGLAEGGNTDFYGIIKHIFELDYFGLKHKIPVFYCEWFDPTRNTGTKVHPQYKTVDIKMDKRYRPYDPFILAQNARQVYYVPYPEMCRDMRGWCAAITTKPRGRVEIDNIEDEVPYQSDGMLPALPNVEIEAISCLRDMSQLDVFEEIFDCSTSEADRGH
- the LOC127107750 gene encoding uncharacterized protein LOC127107750 — encoded protein: MTKRGGKAKVLAPGKLQEERNRIINKKHIVRKPAQTTLSMQDASSAPTPAQAAPSVQVASSMPTSASKKSSVQAASSMPTPAQEASSVQVASSMPTSASKKSCVQAASLMPTPAQAASSVQAASSMPTPAQAASSVQAASSMPTPAPTVVPVHATTSEKFSFMPTPTLSHQTMAGPQSINLQTMASPSNLAEEEDVDADEDEAVGQETITPLVPTIDENGKVIIKPSGTGLVPAKEVAGAINYAIRKQFYKPIHHWSALDPDTKADWFKLFGEKVSWDPFDHAFVYSAFEKKGRKRLNDMLGKARRKGTRPSWIGDDAWVELQTYWKKTEFLAVSSQNKTNRASARGGAVHTTGRKAHIDVALQLSRELQRDLRPDELFLKTHKRKNGEWVDSRAASTYKTFKEKFDAELQPTEEGNGEVVQVLDEERVNQLWTEAAGGRNRGRVYGAADLAINLKRGSKSFTQQSQTPQHSMFGMSLEAERAARIRAEQIAEAATTQLQEANEAM